One window from the genome of Haloprofundus halobius encodes:
- a CDS encoding right-handed parallel beta-helix repeat-containing protein yields MNRRSYLSLAGAAGALGIASFSGTAEATHSLNDDYGTVVDIVDAGADPEGGESITPVLREVADDDTLVKFPPGRYYMDEQFRFTGFENFGLASNGATIVPASYDEFEGPQYRLFRLGVAYDPGVDLHVENFTIDQTAADTGIRALHVEVDDGLVVRDIDIVGEHDSGTWGPGLFNITSSSGSGLVDNFRAPDGGTYSTRTPGDLRWGPTGIIVDVNHRGTIEFHDCELGAFPDNGLYVSDDNGRTIVNGGEYRNSRAASIRLAGDDSSVRGATVVVDRNREYDDTQRGIRLENGSGLSVFDTTIRLDAANGAAVSVQNSADSTWLSGLSISVDGDRPNHGVVVSPEAGETVLLRSDIEQRTPGGYGLWTKAGSNAERVVAEYCTFTGDVGDETFRAAVRADRDHTQLRAVTIDQIRTRYRHGIELTGDDCFLYGGRYISGGYPIVNVGDDTWMEELTAGSTGGKEAVQLYDESSGVTIKESVLENGIQDLGSAGLRAYLNEYP; encoded by the coding sequence ATGAACCGCCGTTCCTATCTCTCACTCGCCGGTGCCGCCGGGGCGCTCGGCATCGCGTCGTTCTCCGGTACCGCCGAGGCGACACACTCGCTGAACGACGACTACGGGACCGTCGTCGACATCGTCGACGCCGGGGCCGACCCCGAAGGAGGCGAATCGATCACGCCGGTTCTCCGCGAGGTGGCCGACGACGACACACTCGTCAAGTTCCCACCGGGCCGGTACTACATGGACGAGCAGTTCCGCTTCACCGGGTTCGAGAACTTCGGTCTCGCCTCCAACGGCGCGACCATCGTTCCGGCGAGCTACGACGAGTTCGAGGGCCCGCAGTACCGCCTCTTCCGACTCGGCGTCGCCTACGACCCGGGCGTCGACCTCCACGTCGAGAACTTCACCATCGACCAGACCGCCGCGGATACGGGTATCCGCGCGCTCCACGTCGAAGTCGACGACGGCCTCGTCGTCCGCGACATCGATATCGTCGGCGAGCACGACAGCGGCACGTGGGGACCGGGTCTGTTCAACATCACCAGTTCGTCGGGGTCGGGTCTCGTCGATAACTTCCGTGCGCCCGACGGCGGGACGTACTCGACGCGGACCCCCGGTGACCTCCGGTGGGGTCCGACCGGTATCATCGTCGACGTCAATCACCGAGGCACCATCGAGTTCCACGACTGCGAACTCGGGGCGTTTCCCGACAACGGTCTCTACGTCTCCGACGACAACGGCCGGACTATCGTCAACGGCGGCGAGTACCGAAACAGCAGAGCGGCGAGCATCCGACTCGCGGGTGACGACAGCTCCGTTCGCGGTGCGACGGTCGTCGTCGACCGGAACCGTGAGTACGACGATACCCAGCGCGGCATTCGCCTCGAAAACGGGTCGGGTTTGTCCGTGTTCGACACGACGATTCGACTCGACGCGGCCAACGGTGCGGCCGTGTCGGTACAGAACAGCGCCGACTCGACGTGGCTCTCGGGACTCTCCATCAGCGTCGACGGCGACCGACCGAACCACGGCGTCGTCGTCTCCCCGGAGGCGGGCGAGACGGTGCTCCTCCGCAGCGATATCGAACAGCGAACCCCCGGCGGCTACGGCCTCTGGACGAAAGCCGGGTCGAACGCCGAGCGGGTCGTCGCCGAGTACTGCACGTTCACCGGCGACGTCGGTGACGAGACGTTCCGCGCGGCGGTTCGCGCCGACCGGGACCATACACAGCTTCGCGCCGTCACCATCGACCAGATACGCACGCGCTATCGCCACGGGATCGAACTCACCGGCGACGACTGCTTCCTCTACGGCGGGCGATACATCTCCGGCGGCTACCCGATCGTCAACGTCGGCGACGACACCTGGATGGAGGAACTCACGGCCGGGTCCACCGGCGGCAAGGAGGCGGTCCAACTGTACGACGAGAGCAGCGGCGTGACCATCAAGGAGAGCGTTCTCGAAAACGGCATTCAGGACCTCGGCTCTGCGGGCCTTCGGGCGTATCTGAACGAGTATCCGTAA